Proteins encoded in a region of the Deltaproteobacteria bacterium genome:
- a CDS encoding FtsX-like permease family protein, whose product MDPQSLILNEAFALENGWSLGMNVRVQYQDRIVDFVIKGLTPSPSRAPGANSFGVVDIAWAQLLFGKLGRLDRLDVTLRPGVDRLEAERELNRVLPPRVTAFSPETSGMLMMGLVSSFQLNITALSLISLLVGMFLIYNTIFISSIRKRRQIGILRALGVTRKGIFWIFTAESLFYGTAGGFAGIWLGYLLSYLTVDSMATTVNMLYAQVDASQVRLSPRIMLMGMIMGLVAAFLSSLVPALEAARTSQAETLKMGSYEIRFGETHRKLFLPGILLLGISVALALQKPVWGIPLFGYLATMTIMFGMALITPFLAAPLSELIHTTITRFWGAEGFLAHKNLLRNLGRSSVILCAIMVSLGMTVSFVFMIHSFRTSLAGLIDQVVRFQYYVADRHRLERGVPVPLPKRLTGEIAGIEGVSAVEGYSLVNQPYGDRGIVLMSANLNIYRTYDQIRFLTGDPAEIYENAIRGGILISEALAARNGLRAGDTMTLITPSGPAGFRVAGVFYNYQFDRGMAYLHRPLFERYYPRDELTGIYVYVDDPGARARVRERLEKGPADRYDLVIVLQRQLKEYIMEAFDQTFAITYALQIIAIVVAVLAIVNTFSAAILERQREIGILRCMGFVRSQIRKMVLIEAGVIGGIGCLFGLANGLMLALVLIYVINKQSFGWSIQFQTPLASLAWATLLVFVTTLLAGVFPAGWAARTNLREAFRYE is encoded by the coding sequence ATGGATCCTCAAAGCCTGATTTTGAACGAGGCGTTTGCCCTGGAAAACGGATGGAGCCTCGGCATGAACGTACGGGTTCAGTATCAGGACCGGATCGTGGATTTCGTCATCAAAGGATTGACGCCCAGCCCTTCTCGGGCCCCCGGCGCGAACTCCTTTGGCGTTGTGGACATTGCCTGGGCTCAGCTTCTCTTCGGCAAGTTGGGTCGCCTGGATCGCTTGGACGTGACGCTTCGACCAGGCGTGGACCGGCTCGAAGCCGAGCGGGAGCTTAACCGGGTGTTGCCTCCCCGGGTGACCGCTTTTTCTCCCGAGACCAGCGGAATGCTCATGATGGGTCTGGTGTCCTCGTTTCAGCTCAACATCACCGCCCTCAGTCTGATCTCCCTGCTGGTCGGCATGTTCCTGATCTACAACACCATCTTCATCTCCTCCATCCGGAAGCGAAGGCAGATCGGTATCCTTCGAGCGCTGGGGGTCACGCGTAAAGGGATCTTCTGGATTTTCACCGCCGAAAGCCTGTTCTATGGAACGGCCGGAGGTTTCGCAGGCATCTGGCTTGGTTACCTGCTGTCCTATCTTACCGTGGATTCCATGGCGACCACCGTCAACATGTTGTATGCGCAGGTGGACGCCTCCCAGGTGCGGTTGTCTCCCCGCATCATGCTCATGGGCATGATTATGGGGCTCGTGGCGGCTTTCCTTTCGTCGCTGGTTCCCGCCCTCGAGGCCGCCCGTACGAGTCAGGCGGAAACCCTCAAAATGGGGTCCTACGAAATCCGCTTCGGGGAGACTCACCGGAAGCTGTTCCTCCCGGGCATTCTGCTCTTGGGGATTTCGGTGGCGCTGGCCCTTCAAAAGCCGGTCTGGGGAATCCCGCTCTTCGGCTATCTGGCCACCATGACCATTATGTTCGGCATGGCATTGATTACGCCTTTTCTGGCGGCGCCCCTGAGCGAGCTGATACATACGACCATAACCCGTTTTTGGGGGGCTGAAGGTTTTCTGGCGCATAAAAACCTGCTGCGGAACCTGGGGCGATCCTCGGTAATCCTTTGCGCCATCATGGTGAGTTTAGGCATGACGGTAAGTTTTGTTTTTATGATTCACAGCTTCCGTACTTCGCTGGCCGGCCTCATCGACCAGGTGGTCCGGTTCCAGTACTATGTGGCGGATCGACACCGGCTGGAACGGGGCGTTCCCGTTCCTCTGCCGAAGCGATTGACCGGCGAGATTGCAGGCATCGAGGGCGTCAGTGCGGTCGAAGGATACAGTCTGGTAAATCAGCCTTATGGGGATCGCGGCATCGTTCTTATGAGCGCAAATCTGAACATATACCGTACATACGATCAGATCCGGTTTCTGACAGGCGATCCCGCCGAAATCTATGAAAACGCGATCCGGGGCGGCATTCTGATATCAGAGGCCCTGGCCGCGCGCAACGGATTGCGCGCAGGGGACACCATGACGCTCATCACGCCATCGGGTCCCGCGGGATTTCGTGTTGCGGGCGTGTTCTACAATTACCAGTTTGACAGGGGAATGGCGTACCTTCACCGGCCCCTGTTCGAACGGTACTACCCGCGGGACGAGTTGACCGGCATCTACGTGTACGTGGACGATCCCGGCGCAAGAGCGCGGGTGAGGGAACGCCTCGAAAAAGGACCGGCGGACCGTTACGATCTGGTCATCGTGTTGCAGCGGCAGCTCAAGGAGTACATCATGGAGGCTTTCGACCAGACCTTCGCCATTACCTACGCTCTGCAGATCATCGCCATTGTGGTCGCCGTTCTGGCCATTGTGAACACGTTTTCCGCGGCCATCTTGGAAAGACAGCGAGAAATCGGTATACTCAGATGCATGGGCTTTGTTCGATCCCAAATCCGGAAAATGGTGCTCATCGAGGCGGGAGTGATCGGAGGAATCGGTTGTCTGTTCGGGCTGGCGAACGGACTGATGCTGGCCCTGGTGCTCATCTACGTCATCAACAAGCAGTCCTTCGGATGGAGCATACAATTTCAGACGCCGCTGGCCTCTTTGGCGTGGGCCACGCTCCTCGTGTTCGTAACGACGCTGCTGGCCGGTGTATTCCCCGCCGGATGGGCGGCCCGCACGAACCTCAGAGAAGCGTTCCGGTATGAATAA
- a CDS encoding carotenoid 1,2-hydratase, translating into MNKMVRRRFTGMAVTLLVLLTVAGAPAYAREFSAVTPGYAFEFPKDHFSHENYRIEWWYFTGNVNSGGRKFGFELTFFRFGFNEPAVMSNPSAWAPKDLYPAHFAISDIENKTFFYAESIRRAALGRAGADPETRSVHNGSWEWRWGPEWILRAGEGDHAIDLRLKPLKGVVLHGDGGYSPKGESPEEASYYYSFTRLETAGTLRIGGRTFQVNGLSWMDHEFTSRLLNPRNQEGWDWFSIQLDNNIEIMLYLLRYRDSSKVAFGAGTLVHPDGSWTVLKRSGFEITPESFWRSDKSGGRYPVSWRIRIPDYGIDLKIKAAFSDQELITTRSTGVTYWEGSVTAVGRFQEQAVKGSGYAEMTGYAGAMKMGLGQEP; encoded by the coding sequence ATGAATAAGATGGTTCGTCGACGTTTCACGGGCATGGCGGTCACGCTTCTGGTCCTGTTGACGGTTGCCGGGGCTCCGGCCTACGCACGGGAATTCTCGGCGGTGACACCCGGCTATGCATTCGAATTTCCGAAGGATCACTTTTCCCATGAGAACTACCGCATCGAGTGGTGGTACTTCACCGGCAACGTCAACAGCGGCGGAAGGAAGTTCGGATTCGAACTGACCTTCTTCCGGTTCGGATTCAACGAGCCGGCCGTCATGTCCAATCCTTCCGCTTGGGCTCCCAAAGACCTCTATCCGGCCCATTTCGCCATATCGGACATCGAAAACAAAACCTTTTTCTACGCGGAGAGCATCCGTCGCGCCGCTTTGGGCAGGGCCGGGGCGGATCCGGAAACCCGGTCGGTGCACAACGGTTCCTGGGAATGGAGATGGGGGCCCGAGTGGATCCTTCGCGCGGGAGAGGGCGATCATGCCATCGATCTGAGGCTGAAACCGTTAAAGGGCGTGGTGCTCCACGGCGACGGGGGATACTCTCCCAAAGGGGAAAGCCCGGAGGAAGCGTCGTACTACTATTCCTTCACCCGGTTGGAAACCGCCGGGACTCTGCGGATCGGAGGGCGGACGTTCCAGGTGAACGGGCTCTCCTGGATGGATCACGAGTTTACGAGCCGGCTTTTGAATCCTCGGAATCAGGAAGGGTGGGACTGGTTCAGTATTCAGCTCGATAACAACATTGAAATTATGCTATACTTATTAAGGTATAGAGATAGCTCCAAGGTTGCCTTTGGCGCAGGCACGCTGGTGCACCCGGACGGTTCATGGACCGTTTTGAAGCGAAGCGGCTTCGAGATCACGCCCGAATCCTTCTGGCGCAGCGACAAAAGCGGGGGCAGGTATCCGGTGTCGTGGAGGATCAGGATTCCGGATTACGGCATCGACCTGAAAATTAAGGCGGCATTTTCGGACCAGGAACTCATCACGACTCGGAGTACGGGCGTTACCTATTGGGAAGGAAGTGTGACCGCCGTCGGCCGGTTTCAGGAACAGGCCGTTAAGGGGAGCGGCTACGCGGAAATGACCGGGTACGCCGGTGCGATGAAAATGGGTTTGGGGCAGGAGCCTTGA
- a CDS encoding tail fiber domain-containing protein: MKKRLAILFLGFVLLAGTAWAVPDGIWKNTTGTPAYSFYVQTYAGDDMLVIVAPSTDVFWVFQDADGDYTNGFNAGQDLGGGANSLSITFTSDNSALANMTLVGQMPSSYTLARNAQAPASGGGGGGNPPTGSLASPTNGQTVSGSISISGTASDDVGLNRVGIRIGGAAEVNASLNTGTGAFSYTWFTTSVSNGAYSIMVTAYDTEGLSTVIGNISVTVNNVSPPPSGTPTLVYPANGASVTAPFDLEWTAVTGAVSYTVQIAADNAFTVIFDEGVSVDTLHRVISGTGQWWWRVRANLSGGGFSGWSSIWSYNLGGGGGGGGGGGAGTTVALYTPADGSTVGFSVPMTWSPLAAAVGGYHVEVSYSGGILLNNQSWPYDGMDLDTSAAMGFTLYWRVRANLGGGSFGPWSATWSFYVANPASDRNLKENFGNVAAEDVLAKVAELPVSTWNYKKDTGKTLHMGPMAQDFHAAFGLGDDTTIFPLDANGVAFAAIQEMNRKLEVQSARIEELEKANAELRDALKLLLTGETKTAR; this comes from the coding sequence ATGAAAAAACGGCTCGCGATTCTTTTCCTGGGCTTCGTCCTCCTGGCCGGAACCGCATGGGCTGTGCCGGACGGCATCTGGAAGAACACGACCGGCACGCCGGCGTACAGTTTCTATGTACAAACGTACGCCGGGGACGACATGCTGGTCATTGTGGCGCCGAGCACGGACGTGTTCTGGGTGTTTCAGGACGCTGACGGCGACTACACGAACGGGTTCAACGCCGGCCAGGACCTGGGCGGGGGGGCCAACAGTCTGTCGATTACCTTTACGAGCGACAACAGCGCGCTGGCCAACATGACGCTGGTCGGCCAAATGCCCTCCTCCTACACCCTGGCCCGGAACGCCCAGGCGCCGGCCTCCGGCGGTGGGGGCGGCGGCAATCCTCCGACGGGCAGCCTTGCTTCGCCGACCAACGGCCAGACCGTGTCCGGGTCCATATCCATATCGGGCACTGCTTCGGACGACGTGGGTCTGAACCGGGTGGGAATCCGCATCGGGGGGGCCGCGGAGGTCAATGCGAGTCTGAACACCGGGACCGGAGCCTTTTCCTACACGTGGTTCACGACTTCGGTGTCCAACGGCGCTTACTCGATCATGGTCACGGCCTACGACACCGAAGGCCTGAGCACGGTGATCGGCAATATCTCGGTCACGGTAAATAATGTCTCTCCGCCTCCAAGCGGGACTCCCACCCTGGTGTACCCGGCCAACGGAGCATCCGTAACCGCCCCGTTTGATCTCGAGTGGACGGCCGTAACGGGAGCCGTCAGCTACACGGTTCAGATCGCCGCGGACAACGCGTTCACAGTCATTTTCGATGAGGGCGTCAGTGTCGATACTTTGCACAGGGTCATTAGCGGCACGGGTCAATGGTGGTGGCGGGTGCGCGCCAACCTGTCCGGAGGCGGGTTCAGCGGCTGGTCGTCCATCTGGTCGTACAACCTCGGTGGAGGTGGCGGCGGAGGCGGTGGCGGAGGAGCCGGAACCACGGTTGCGTTGTATACTCCCGCGGACGGATCCACGGTGGGCTTCTCGGTTCCCATGACCTGGTCGCCCCTGGCAGCGGCCGTCGGCGGGTATCACGTGGAAGTGTCATATTCAGGCGGTATCCTGCTGAACAACCAGTCATGGCCGTATGATGGAATGGACCTGGATACGTCAGCTGCAATGGGATTTACCCTCTATTGGCGGGTGCGCGCCAATCTGGGCGGGGGTTCCTTCGGTCCCTGGTCCGCCACCTGGAGTTTTTATGTGGCAAACCCGGCCAGCGACCGGAACCTGAAGGAGAACTTCGGGAACGTGGCGGCCGAGGACGTGCTGGCCAAAGTGGCGGAGCTTCCCGTCAGCACATGGAACTACAAGAAGGATACCGGCAAGACCCTGCACATGGGGCCAATGGCCCAGGATTTTCACGCGGCTTTCGGCCTGGGCGACGATACGACCATCTTCCCGCTGGACGCCAACGGCGTGGCGTTCGCCGCCATTCAGGAGATGAACCGGAAGCTCGAGGTCCAGAGCGCCCGCATCGAGGAATTGGAAAAGGCCAATGCCGAATTGCGCGACGCACTGAAACTTCTATTGACAGGGGAGACAAAAACAGCTAGATAG
- a CDS encoding Ig-like domain-containing protein — MKRASLLLVILMFLAGGSVLADPGGLWKSENGPTPYSWYIQTYAGGSMLVMLSADFGSFWGFLDTRFEGRFEADRDVAGNPHTLKIYFEGDDKAYAVLTFEGEKPAIFTLVRNAAAPALEDDSGGDNPDGEDPGDEDPGDEDPGDEDPGDDGTNGNPATGSILAPPDGSTVIGLTTVSGRTSHDVVLQRVTLRIGDGPEVDTMFNVLTGSFLYMWESTTSPKGPVTITATCYDTAGLKKVIDTITVTVNNTVGPMANQVQPISPSNGASGLSLPIQMTWNPVDDVVGYRIQVANNSAFVSPLLVDQDVSGTSLSFNRSSSSTLYWRVRGNYSSTHFAPWSYTWSFSIAGGGQ, encoded by the coding sequence ATGAAAAGAGCGAGTCTTCTCCTCGTCATTCTGATGTTCCTCGCCGGTGGGTCGGTTCTGGCCGATCCCGGCGGATTGTGGAAAAGCGAGAACGGGCCCACTCCGTATAGCTGGTACATTCAGACCTATGCGGGAGGCTCCATGCTGGTGATGCTGTCGGCGGACTTCGGCTCGTTCTGGGGATTTCTGGACACGCGATTTGAAGGCCGATTCGAGGCGGATCGTGATGTGGCCGGGAACCCGCACACGCTGAAGATCTATTTCGAGGGCGACGATAAGGCTTACGCCGTTTTGACGTTTGAAGGGGAAAAGCCGGCCATATTTACTCTGGTCCGAAACGCGGCGGCGCCGGCTTTGGAAGATGACTCGGGCGGCGACAACCCGGATGGCGAAGACCCCGGCGATGAAGATCCGGGCGATGAAGATCCGGGCGATGAAGATCCGGGAGACGACGGCACGAACGGAAATCCGGCCACGGGCTCCATCCTTGCCCCTCCCGATGGTTCCACGGTGATCGGCCTGACCACGGTGAGCGGAAGAACTTCCCACGACGTCGTTCTCCAGCGGGTGACGCTCCGGATCGGTGACGGGCCGGAAGTGGATACGATGTTCAATGTGCTGACGGGTTCGTTCTTGTATATGTGGGAATCGACCACCTCACCGAAGGGACCCGTAACCATCACGGCCACATGCTACGATACGGCAGGGCTGAAGAAGGTCATCGATACCATTACGGTTACGGTAAACAATACCGTCGGACCCATGGCCAATCAGGTCCAACCCATTTCTCCTTCCAACGGCGCGTCCGGCCTGAGCCTGCCCATCCAAATGACGTGGAATCCCGTGGACGACGTTGTGGGGTATCGCATCCAGGTCGCCAATAATTCAGCCTTCGTATCTCCCCTCCTGGTGGACCAGGACGTGTCGGGCACGTCTTTATCCTTTAACCGGTCATCGAGTTCAACGCTCTACTGGCGGGTGCGCGGCAACTACTCGTCCACGCATTTCGCCCCCTGGTCCTACACCTGGTCGTTCAGTATCGCCGGCGGCGGGCAGTAA
- a CDS encoding nucleoside deaminase, with protein MNLALEQARKAAAKGEVPVGSVVVSETGSILGTGHNEPLAGHDPTAHAEIRALRRAALSRRNYRLLDSTIYVTMEPCIMCVGALLCARVKRLVFGARDHRFGAVESMHRLLYDRRLNHEVEVIEGILEAECADLLTSFFHDKRSPRT; from the coding sequence ATGAACCTGGCCTTGGAGCAGGCCCGAAAGGCGGCTGCAAAAGGAGAAGTACCCGTTGGATCGGTCGTCGTATCGGAGACCGGTTCCATTCTTGGAACCGGTCACAACGAACCTTTAGCCGGCCACGACCCGACGGCGCACGCCGAAATCCGGGCTCTTCGGCGGGCGGCCCTCTCCCGCCGCAATTACCGGTTGCTTGATTCCACGATTTATGTCACCATGGAACCATGCATCATGTGTGTCGGCGCTTTGCTCTGCGCAAGGGTCAAGCGCCTGGTTTTCGGAGCCCGCGATCACCGATTCGGCGCGGTCGAGTCCATGCACCGGCTGCTGTACGATCGCCGTCTGAACCACGAAGTGGAGGTGATCGAAGGCATTCTGGAAGCCGAATGCGCGGACCTGTTGACCTCTTTTTTCCATGATAAAAGATCACCTCGCACCTGA
- the gspD gene encoding type II secretion system secretin GspD — protein sequence MKRLGIILLAVCLIAACSSPRGREKAEPSAPEPGSDRVRVTQRTFKDVSPTKSESPKDVTKPSVRELELETDESAASSVKTQKEALSKLIAAASPEKPAQPQVPAQKPQEPSPNKRPTESDNVPDVVLNFEGADLYEVLQVFAEVLEFTYTVDPRVRGKVTIHTKHRLNRKQLEAIFHKVLELNGVAAIGGNGFYEIIPLGEAIRRGEIVSPELRTIKGLGPDKNVVEIVPCKYVSATELSKMVKPFVSEGGAVYEYPLLNMLIVADDPDSVLRVRSIIEALDVNTFEDVHFRLFTLDNASVEDVGDDLKSALESIKLSERIGKHLVFSFTPIPRINSVLVVSSMPELFDKVELLIRALDSEASENEERVFVYRVQNSKAEDIVNVLEAVYGEGKQESKKEKTTTKGTTPKVKGQQPARTPAPAKQSGSAGEVAAVVAGEVKFVFDEINNSILVRGTPRDYRAILKTIRELDVYPRQVLIEVLIAEITLDDSTAMGFEWTKLGAQGPGSQIGWTSGLTGSSPPITTGLVYTVNYVNSFVSALRAFASENKVNVLSSPHIIASNNQEAKIDVSREVPIVTSSTTTTAATTTATGGTTTRDQSIEYRDTGIILTVTPYINDQGLVKLEVNQEVSNVDTTTVVEGINSPVFFKRVATTTLTVQDGQSVLIGGLISQTKSRNRSGVPGLSRLPLIGWLFGYYEDSANKTELMLLLTPRVIEHIEEADLVTAEFRQKVQSLRLSIDRTLEREGLE from the coding sequence ATGAAAAGGCTGGGCATCATTCTATTGGCGGTGTGCCTCATTGCTGCATGCTCATCGCCTCGAGGCAGAGAGAAGGCAGAGCCATCGGCGCCCGAACCTGGTTCGGATCGCGTTCGAGTGACTCAGAGAACGTTCAAGGATGTGAGTCCAACGAAGTCGGAATCCCCCAAAGACGTTACGAAGCCGTCCGTGCGGGAACTCGAACTTGAAACGGACGAGTCCGCTGCCTCGTCCGTCAAGACTCAAAAAGAGGCGCTCTCCAAACTCATCGCCGCCGCGTCGCCCGAGAAGCCCGCCCAACCTCAGGTTCCGGCCCAAAAGCCTCAAGAACCTTCCCCGAACAAACGGCCGACCGAATCCGACAATGTACCGGATGTGGTGCTGAACTTTGAAGGCGCCGATTTATATGAAGTTCTTCAAGTGTTCGCAGAAGTCCTCGAGTTTACCTACACCGTGGATCCGAGAGTGCGGGGGAAAGTCACCATACACACAAAGCACCGGCTCAATCGCAAACAATTGGAAGCGATTTTTCACAAGGTGCTGGAACTGAACGGCGTGGCCGCGATAGGCGGCAACGGCTTCTATGAGATTATCCCCCTCGGCGAAGCCATCCGGAGGGGCGAGATCGTCTCTCCCGAACTGAGGACCATCAAAGGTCTGGGACCCGACAAAAACGTGGTCGAAATCGTGCCCTGCAAGTATGTCAGCGCAACCGAACTGTCCAAGATGGTAAAACCCTTCGTGAGTGAGGGAGGAGCCGTATATGAATATCCGTTGTTGAACATGCTCATCGTAGCGGACGATCCGGACAGCGTCCTGCGCGTCCGTAGCATCATCGAAGCGCTGGACGTGAATACGTTCGAGGACGTCCACTTTCGGCTGTTCACTCTCGACAACGCCAGCGTCGAGGATGTGGGAGACGATCTCAAATCGGCCCTCGAATCCATCAAACTCTCGGAACGGATCGGCAAACATTTGGTGTTCAGTTTCACCCCTATTCCAAGAATCAATTCCGTTCTGGTGGTTAGCTCCATGCCCGAGCTCTTCGACAAGGTGGAACTGCTCATCCGGGCGCTGGACAGCGAAGCCAGCGAAAATGAAGAGCGAGTGTTCGTGTACCGCGTCCAAAACTCCAAAGCAGAGGACATTGTCAACGTTTTGGAAGCCGTATACGGAGAGGGGAAACAGGAATCCAAGAAGGAAAAAACGACTACGAAGGGGACAACCCCCAAAGTCAAAGGACAGCAGCCTGCACGGACACCGGCGCCGGCCAAGCAATCCGGCTCGGCAGGCGAGGTGGCGGCCGTGGTGGCGGGCGAGGTCAAATTCGTATTTGACGAGATCAACAATTCGATCCTCGTTCGTGGCACTCCCAGGGACTACCGCGCCATTCTGAAAACCATCCGCGAGTTGGACGTGTATCCGCGCCAGGTGCTCATCGAAGTCCTGATCGCTGAAATTACTCTAGATGACTCCACGGCCATGGGCTTCGAATGGACCAAACTCGGCGCCCAGGGTCCGGGATCCCAGATCGGTTGGACCAGCGGACTGACCGGTTCCAGCCCCCCAATCACAACAGGACTGGTTTACACGGTCAACTATGTGAATTCGTTTGTGAGCGCCTTACGCGCCTTTGCTTCCGAAAACAAGGTCAACGTGCTCTCCTCGCCGCATATCATCGCTTCCAACAATCAGGAAGCCAAAATCGACGTGAGCCGGGAGGTGCCCATCGTAACGAGTTCGACCACCACCACGGCGGCCACCACCACGGCAACCGGCGGAACCACGACACGCGACCAGAGCATCGAATATCGGGATACGGGTATTATCCTTACGGTGACCCCATACATCAACGACCAGGGACTGGTGAAATTGGAGGTCAACCAGGAAGTGAGCAACGTGGACACCACCACTGTTGTGGAAGGAATCAATTCCCCGGTGTTTTTTAAACGGGTGGCAACCACCACCCTGACGGTGCAGGACGGTCAATCGGTGCTCATCGGTGGTCTGATCAGCCAGACGAAGTCGAGAAACCGTTCCGGCGTGCCCGGCCTGAGCAGGCTTCCGCTGATCGGGTGGCTTTTCGGCTACTACGAGGATTCGGCCAACAAGACAGAGCTCATGCTGCTGCTGACGCCCAGGGTCATCGAACATATCGAGGAGGCGGATCTGGTTACCGCCGAATTCCGGCAAAAAGTGCAGTCGCTGCGCCTGTCCATAGACCGAACCCTGGAAAGAGAAGGGCTGGAATAG
- a CDS encoding type II secretion system protein M gives MFSQLSDRVRTFIWIGAAVLGLTAAYLMGWEPLYADYRAKLNRIELLQSDLDRAHRRLADVTELDRTFREQQGRLEALEKRMFTGDRPSLVGAEMQNILSDICKQQEVSIRKTRMLKEGTIGKYTEVKVKIELNASLTSLAHLLYDLFNNDYLFLVDEFEASSAGRGGSYIRVDMTVSGLMKAV, from the coding sequence ATGTTCTCTCAGTTGAGTGATCGTGTACGTACGTTTATTTGGATCGGAGCTGCGGTCCTTGGTTTGACCGCTGCGTACCTTATGGGATGGGAACCGCTCTACGCTGATTACCGTGCTAAACTGAACCGGATCGAGCTCCTTCAATCGGACCTGGATAGGGCGCACCGGAGGTTGGCGGACGTCACCGAGTTGGATCGTACGTTCCGGGAGCAGCAAGGACGTTTGGAAGCTCTCGAGAAACGAATGTTTACCGGGGACCGTCCGTCGCTGGTAGGAGCGGAGATGCAGAACATTCTAAGCGACATATGCAAGCAGCAAGAAGTTTCCATCCGAAAAACGCGTATGTTGAAGGAAGGGACCATAGGCAAATACACGGAAGTCAAAGTGAAGATTGAACTGAACGCTTCCCTGACCTCCTTGGCCCACCTTCTGTACGACCTGTTCAATAACGACTACCTGTTTCTGGTCGACGAGTTTGAGGCATCCTCCGCGGGACGCGGGGGATCCTACATTCGTGTCGATATGACGGTTTCCGGGCTGATGAAGGCGGTCTAA
- the pilM gene encoding pilus assembly protein PilM encodes MVESLGLYFDAHAATLVHMRKGAGGKRTEQLMSFPYPAGDSGDHAREAVAPRIAEYLVMNRIRLKEVWAVIPNEEVVLKKVKLPEAARENLDELLEFEFENYFPFKREDVLLDYLVLTAPKKDRHEFNVLLAALKRARYDFYWNLIDKAGLAPVGLEPPLSARLPMVRRLHRKRRIRFPSVLLIPGTRVWEFEAWFGKNELDWRRIPKNDQETSDQFFAERGRTLVNGAVTGPVETPCIEDPEGAGPDLPEPFQRVDLAETFKEASLLPYSPEAFHAAGAALRGMEWTDFGLNLLAPEKRKKRKMGPVYLLMVLCLIAVLLGVATLASPYLQIKKTLTVLEAKYESLSPQIKTVDEKRAKLERVQKDMEALTRVHQRNTLEVLLQLTPLIPEHSWLQTFDLKNDTINIRGNSTSASELIPLLENSPHFKDVEFISPVVKRGGLENFNITMKVEN; translated from the coding sequence TTGGTTGAATCACTTGGACTCTATTTCGACGCTCATGCAGCCACGCTGGTCCACATGCGCAAGGGCGCAGGCGGAAAACGAACCGAGCAGTTGATGTCCTTTCCCTATCCCGCGGGGGACTCCGGCGACCACGCCCGAGAAGCGGTTGCGCCCAGAATCGCTGAATATCTGGTGATGAACCGGATCAGACTGAAAGAAGTTTGGGCTGTGATTCCCAATGAAGAAGTGGTCCTGAAAAAGGTTAAGCTGCCGGAAGCCGCTCGCGAAAACCTGGATGAATTACTGGAATTCGAATTCGAGAACTATTTTCCTTTCAAGCGAGAGGACGTACTGCTTGACTACCTGGTGCTCACAGCTCCCAAAAAGGACCGGCACGAATTCAATGTTCTCCTGGCCGCGCTGAAGCGCGCCCGCTATGATTTCTACTGGAACCTGATCGACAAAGCCGGTTTGGCGCCCGTCGGACTGGAGCCGCCGCTTTCCGCCCGTCTCCCGATGGTTCGGCGGCTTCACCGGAAACGGCGTATCCGTTTCCCATCGGTGCTGCTGATTCCGGGAACACGCGTTTGGGAGTTCGAAGCCTGGTTCGGCAAGAACGAACTGGATTGGAGGAGAATCCCCAAGAACGATCAGGAAACCTCCGATCAGTTCTTTGCCGAGCGGGGTAGAACCTTGGTGAACGGGGCTGTCACCGGGCCGGTGGAAACGCCCTGCATCGAGGATCCGGAGGGGGCCGGCCCGGATCTGCCGGAACCGTTTCAACGCGTGGATCTTGCGGAGACCTTCAAGGAGGCGAGTCTTCTTCCTTACTCTCCAGAAGCTTTTCACGCCGCGGGCGCCGCTCTTCGGGGCATGGAATGGACGGATTTCGGTCTCAACCTGTTGGCTCCGGAAAAACGCAAGAAACGCAAAATGGGACCCGTATATCTTCTCATGGTCCTCTGCCTGATCGCCGTCTTATTGGGCGTCGCCACATTGGCGTCTCCCTACCTTCAGATCAAGAAGACGCTGACCGTCTTAGAGGCCAAGTACGAATCCCTTTCTCCGCAAATCAAGACTGTTGACGAAAAACGCGCCAAATTGGAGCGCGTCCAGAAGGACATGGAAGCGCTCACACGAGTGCATCAAAGGAACACCCTCGAGGTTCTGCTGCAGCTCACGCCTCTGATCCCCGAGCATTCCTGGCTTCAAACCTTCGATCTGAAGAACGACACCATCAACATCCGGGGAAACTCGACCAGCGCTTCGGAGCTGATTCCGCTTCTGGAGAATTCGCCGCACTTCAAGGATGTTGAATTCATTTCACCAGTGGTCAAACGCGGCGGTCTCGAGAATTTCAACATCACCATGAAAGTGGAGAACTGA